In one window of Mercurialis annua linkage group LG4, ddMerAnnu1.2, whole genome shotgun sequence DNA:
- the LOC126678591 gene encoding uncharacterized protein LOC126678591 — METPSIGMKTHKEENTILTDLTTKMTHILNQNQTQNQISTHEPTTHIGIKLDGTNYALWSQIVEMYISGKDKLGYINGELSEPLQTDMAFRKWRTENAVVKGWLINSMDPKLVSNFIRFSTAKAVWDNIATTYFDGTDTSQVYELKRRVIRIKQGGGSIETYYNNLQGLWREIDFRRPNPMICDTDIEKYNSILQEDRVYTFLDGLDDRLDKIRADVLQTKPFPTVEQAYAQVRREDLRQSVMMTNEDTLSGGAMITRGGQKLQHQFSFRTPSNGKPITKPQGEGGGGGCTHCGNMRHTKEICFKLHGYPEWWQELKAKKKREASGGDNHGRAALMSVEPQLSLVPEQESSTSISDQTAQNDSGYSHQEDYWSWY; from the exons atggaaaCACCTTCCATTGGAATGAAAACACATAAAGAGGAGAATACAATTCTCACAGATCTTACCACAAAAATGACACACATACTAAACCAGAACCAAACACAAAACCAAATCTCAACTCATGAACCTACTACACATATTGGAATCAAGTTAGATGGCACCAATTATGCATTATGGTCCCAAATTGTTGAGATGTATATCTCAGGCAAAGACAAGTTGGGATATATAAATGGAGAACTTTCGGAGCCTCTACAAACAGATATGGCATTCAGAAAATGGAGAACCGAAAACGCTGTGGTGAAGGGATGGCTCATCAACTCTATGGATCCAAAGTTAGTCAGTAACTTTATCAGATTCTCAACTGCTAAAGCTGTTTGGGATAACATTGCTACAACATACTTTGATGGAACTGATACATCACAAGTATATGAACTCAAAAGAAGAGTAATCAGAATCAAACAAGGAGGAGGATCTATCGAAACATACTACAACAACTTGCAAGGATTGTGGAGAGAAATTGATTTTCGTCGACCAAATCCTATGATTTGTGATACTGATATAGAAAAATATAACTCTATTTTGCAGGAGGATAGAGTTTATACCTTCCTAGATGGACTTGATGATAGACTTGACAAGATCCGAGCTGATGTGCTCCAAACAAAACCTTTCCCAACGGTGGAGCAAGCCTATGCACAAGTTCGGAGAGAGGATTTGAGGCAATCCGTAATGATGACAAATGAAGATACTTTATCTGGTGGTGCTATGATCACAAGGGGAGGACAAAAACTCCAACACCAATTTTCTTTTCGAACGCCATCAAATGGAAAGCCAATCACAAAACCACAAGGagaaggaggaggaggagggtGCACACATTGTGGGAATATGAGACACACTAAAGAAATATGCTTTAAACTACATGGTTATCCAGAGTGGTGGCAAGAACTCAAGGCAAAGAAAAAACGAGAAGCGAGTGGAGGAGATAATCATGGTCGCGCAGCTCTTATGAGTGTAGAGCCTCAATTATCTCTTGTGCCAGAACAAGAATCCTCTACCTCCATAAGTGACCAAACTGCTCAAAATGACTCAG GATATTCTCACCAAGAGGATTATTGGTCGTGGTACTAA
- the LOC126679207 gene encoding pEARLI1-like lipid transfer protein 1, producing the protein MDSRVVASRAIFFSLYLLFFTLVSSTYAPDYSSHPKSTTPESKEYAPDYSSNPSSATPEQKNYIPDYPSKPSTATPEPIDYAPDYSSHPSSETPKPTDYTPDYTSHPSSTIPESVNYAPDYTSTTSSATPKPIKYSPDYTSNPSSTSSEMVNYTPDYTSNPSSTPSEKMNYTPDHSDHSYTEPIKCPRDTLKLGVCVNLLKSLLGVTVGTPPHTPCCSLIGGLVDLEAAVCICTSIKASLLGVNLTLPIDLSLLLNYCGKQVPQGFQCA; encoded by the coding sequence ATGGATTCAAGAGTTGTAGCCTCTCGAgcaatttttttctctctttatcTTCTCTTCTTCACTTTGGTTAGCTCTACCTATGCACCTGACTACTCTAGCCACCCCAAATCAACAACACCAGAATCAAAAGAATATGCGCCTGACTACTCTAGTAATCCATCATCAGCGACACCAGAGCAAAAAAACTATATACCTGACTACCCTAGCAAACCATCAACGGCAACACCAGAACCAATAGACTATGCACCAGATTATTCTAGCCATCCATCATCCGAGACACCAAAGCCAACCGACTATACACCTGATTATACTAGCCACCCATCATCAACAATTCCAGAATCAGTAAACTATGCACCTGATTATACTAGCACAACGTCATCAGCAACACCAAAGCCGATAAAATATTCGCCTGATTATACTAGCAACCCATCATCAACATCGTCAGAGATGGTAAACTACACACCCGACTATACTAGCAACCCCTCATCAACACCGTCAGAGAAGATGAACTACACACCTGACCATTCCGACCACTCATACACTGAACCTATTAAATGCCCAAGGGATACCCTTAAATTAGGCGTATGTGTAAATTTATTGAAAAGTTTGTTGGGTGTTACAGTTGGCACCCCACCACATACTCCTTGTTGTAGTCTTATCGGCGGTCTTGTTGATCTTGAAGCTGCCGTCTGCATTTGCACTAGCATTAAAGCTAGTCTTTTGGGTGTTAACTTGACACTTCCAATTGATCTTAGCTTATTGCTCAACTACTGTGGCAAACAGGTGCCACAAGGATTTCAATGTGCATAA
- the LOC126679208 gene encoding pEARLI1-like lipid transfer protein 3, with translation MDSRITTFGALLFSLNFLFFTLVSSTYTSDYTSQPTSTTPEAKEYTPDYTSNPSSATPEQKDYTPNYPNKPSSTTPEPIDYTPDYSSHPSSGTPKPTDYTPAYTNQPSSTTPESVNYTPDYTSKGSSATSEPINYSPDYTSNPSSTPSEPMNYTPDYSSHPYTELAKCPKDTLKLGVCVNLLKSLLGVTLGTPPHTPCCSLIGDLVDLEAAICLCTTIKASLLGVNLTLPIDLSLLLNYCGKQVPEGFQCT, from the coding sequence ATGGATTCAAGAATTACAACTTTTGGAGCACTTCTTTTCTCtcttaattttctctttttcacTTTAGTTAGCTCTACTTATACATCTGACTACACTAGTCAGCCCACATCAACAACACCGGAGGCAAAAGAATATACACCTGACTACACTAGCAATCCATCATCGGCAACACCAGAGCAAAAAGACTATACACCTAACTACCCAAACAAACCATCATCGACAACACCAGAGCCAATAGACTATACACCTGACTATTCTAGCCATCCATCATCTGGAACACCCAAGCCAACAGACTATACACCTGCCTATACTAACCAACCATCATCAACAACTCCAGAATCAGTAAACTATACACCTGATTACACTAGTAAAGGGTCATCAGCAACATCAGAGCCGATAAACTATTCACCGGACTATACTAGCAACCCATCATCAACACCGTCAGAGCCGATGAACTACACACCTGACTACTCCAGCCACCCATACACTGAACTCGCTAAATGTCCAAAGGATACCCTTAAATTAGGTGTATGTGTCAACTTATTGAAAAGTTTGTTGGGTGTTACACTTGGTACCCCACCACATACTCCTTGTTGCAGCCTTATTGGTGATCTTGTGGATCTTGAAGCTGCTATCTGCCTTTGTACTACCATTAAAGCTAGTCTTTTGGGCGTTAACTTGACTCTTCCAATTGATCTTAGCTTATTGCTCAACTATTGTGGCAAACAGGTGCCAGAAGGATTTCAATGTACTTAA
- the LOC126679209 gene encoding pEARLI1-like lipid transfer protein 3, whose translation MDSRIIAYGALLFSLNFLFFTLVSSTYAPDYTSHPTSTTSKSKEYAPDNISNPSSATPEQKDYAPEYPNKPSSTTPEPIDYTPDYSSHPSSETPKPTDYTPDYTSNPSSTTSESVNYTPDYTSKASSATPEPINYSPDYTSNPSSTPSEPINYTPDYSSHPYIEPAKCPKDTLKLGVCVNLLKSLLGITLGTPPHTPCCSLIGDLVDLEAAVCLCTTIKASLLGVNLTLPIDLNLLLNYCGKQVPEGFQCA comes from the coding sequence atggATTCAAGAATTATAGCTTATGGGGCACTTCTTTTCTCtcttaattttctctttttcacTTTGGTTAGCTCTACTTATGCACCTGACTACACTAGTCACCCCACATCAACAACATCGAAGTCAAAAGAATATGCACCTGACAACATTAGCAACCCATCATCGGCAACACCAGAGCAAAAAGACTATGCACCCGAATACCCTAACAAACCATCATCGACAACACCTGAGCCAATAGACTATACACCTGACTATTCTAGCCATCCATCATCTGAAACACCCAAGCCAACAGACTATACACCTGACTATACGAGTAACCCATCATCAACAACTTCAGAATCAGTAAACTACACACCTGATTACACTAGTAAAGCGTCATCAGCAACACCAGAGCCGATAAACTATTCACCCGACTATACTAGCAACCCATCATCAACACCATCAGAGCCGATAAACTACACACCTGACTACTCTAGCCACCCATACATAGAACCTGCTAAATGCCCAAAGGATACCCTTAAATTAGGTGTATGTGTCAACTTATTGAAAAGTTTGTTGGGTATTACACTTGGTACCCCACCACATACTCCTTGCTGTAGTCTTATCGGTGATCTTGTGGATCTTGAAGCTGCTGTTTGCCTTTGCACTACCATTAAAGCTAGTCTTTTGGGCGTTAACTTGACTCTTCCAATTGATCTTAACTTATTGCTCAACTATTGTGGCAAACAAGTGCCAGAAGGATTCCAGTGTGCTTAA